Proteins found in one Streptococcus iniae genomic segment:
- a CDS encoding PTS system mannose/fructose/sorbose family transporter subunit IID, which yields MTGSNKLTKSDYTKTALRAFYLQNGFNYSNYQGLGYANVMYPALKKYYGNDKEALSKALEENVEFYNTNPHFLPFVTSLHLAMLDNERPEEEVRGIKMALMGPLAGIGDSLSQFCLAPLFSTIAASLASDGLVLGPILFFLAMNTILTAIKLATGHYGYKLGTGFIDKLSEQMEVISRAANIVGVTVISSLAATQVKLTIPYTFAPDKVTSASQKIVTIQGMLDKIAPAMLPVLYTLLMFYLIKNKKWTTYKLVVLTVVIGIIGSWLGILA from the coding sequence ATGACTGGATCTAATAAATTAACAAAAAGTGATTACACAAAAACAGCCTTAAGGGCATTCTATTTGCAAAATGGCTTTAACTACAGTAATTATCAAGGTTTAGGCTATGCTAATGTTATGTATCCGGCCTTGAAGAAATATTACGGCAATGACAAAGAAGCACTTTCAAAAGCCTTAGAAGAAAATGTTGAATTCTACAATACAAACCCACACTTCTTGCCATTTGTCACTAGCTTGCATTTGGCGATGTTAGACAATGAGCGTCCAGAAGAAGAAGTTCGTGGCATTAAGATGGCCTTGATGGGACCATTGGCTGGTATTGGTGATTCGCTATCACAATTCTGTTTGGCACCTTTGTTCTCAACGATTGCAGCTTCATTGGCATCAGATGGTTTGGTGCTTGGCCCTATCTTGTTTTTCCTTGCCATGAATACCATCTTAACAGCCATTAAACTAGCAACTGGGCATTATGGTTATAAACTTGGAACAGGCTTTATTGACAAGTTAAGTGAACAAATGGAAGTGATTTCTAGAGCTGCCAATATCGTTGGGGTAACAGTTATTTCTAGCTTAGCAGCAACTCAGGTTAAACTGACAATTCCTTACACTTTTGCTCCGGATAAAGTCACCAGTGCATCACAAAAAATTGTGACCATTCAAGGGATGCTTGATAAAATTGCACCAGCCATGTTGCCGGTTTTATATACCTTATTGATGTTCTATCTGATAAAAAATAAAAAATGGACAACCTATAAATTAGTTGTGTTAACAGTTGTGATTGGGATTATTGGAAGCTGGCTTGGAATTCTTGCATAG
- a CDS encoding ABC transporter ATP-binding protein, with protein MISVEKVSKTIKGKRILDNLTFSVNKGECVALIGPNGAGKTSLLSLLLGDLKTSEGSVLIDHHPPKATWLKGKIAVLQQENTIPKSVKVKELIQFFREIAKRPLTEETIDSLLGFTAEQKNQLADKLSGGQRRLLSFVLILINQTDLLFLDEPTAGMDTSTRRRFWEIIATLKKEGKTIIYTSHYIEEVEDTAERILILNKGQLVKDTTPYALGNAEQEKEFVLPKSYLELVEKSTVINSIIAKKDSIRFRTYEIEEVWAYLQENGVSISEIQIQNKSLLETLFEQTKEEV; from the coding sequence ATGATAAGTGTTGAAAAAGTGTCAAAAACCATTAAAGGTAAACGAATTTTAGATAATCTAACCTTTTCGGTTAATAAAGGAGAGTGTGTAGCTTTGATTGGGCCAAATGGTGCTGGAAAGACAAGCCTATTATCACTTCTTTTAGGTGATTTAAAAACAAGTGAGGGTTCTGTTTTAATTGATCATCACCCACCAAAAGCTACTTGGTTGAAGGGAAAAATTGCAGTTTTACAACAAGAGAACACCATTCCTAAAAGTGTAAAAGTTAAGGAATTAATCCAATTTTTTAGAGAGATTGCTAAGCGGCCCTTAACAGAAGAAACCATTGATAGTCTCTTGGGATTTACTGCTGAGCAGAAAAATCAACTGGCTGATAAATTATCTGGTGGGCAACGTCGCTTGCTCTCATTTGTTTTAATTCTGATTAACCAAACAGACCTTCTTTTTTTAGATGAGCCGACAGCAGGCATGGATACTTCCACACGAAGACGTTTTTGGGAGATTATTGCTACTTTGAAAAAAGAAGGTAAGACCATTATCTATACTAGTCATTATATAGAAGAAGTTGAAGATACTGCCGAACGCATCTTGATTTTAAACAAGGGGCAACTTGTGAAAGACACCACACCTTATGCTTTAGGAAACGCTGAACAAGAAAAAGAATTTGTTCTTCCCAAAAGCTATTTAGAATTAGTGGAAAAATCAACTGTCATCAATAGCATAATTGCCAAAAAAGATAGTATACGCTTTAGGACTTACGAGATTGAGGAAGTTTGGGCGTATTTACAGGAAAATGGGGTTTCTATTTCAGAAATACAAATTCAGAACAAATCACTCTTGGAGACTTTATTTGAGCAAACTAAGGAGGAAGTCTAA
- a CDS encoding heparinase II/III domain-containing protein: MISKRQEKTSQFFSGFDDEFCRYYLIQEEKDAYLNLKKTVDMMMVNTFIFNDNWDMEPCLTPYRLEPMQWDKEVNGDKEWNYMLNRHTYLLKFMTVYLVEQNPHYLDKVKALMFHWIDHNQLKADSLVSRTLDTGMRCFTWLKLLLYLEHFEALTEAEYQKIVASMKEQLQFLWDNYVDKYSLSNWGVLQTTAMLACLDYFADDVTIAGLQSFAESELKEQLRLQILDDGSQYEQSVMYHVEVFRSLMDLAIFCPQYRPILEEKLQEMALYIYMMTGPDHCQVALGDSDITDTRDMMTLATIFFQSGMYKEAAFDKVDCDNVMLFGKAGISHFEEIKALAMDHQAKHFKSSGHICLKDSRRYLFFKCGPFGSAHSHSDQNALCLYDKGKPIVIDPGRYTYKEDPQRYFLKSAKSHSTCTLSDIKTEDIRDSWTYESYPSAVMSDLQEKGPFQLIEGVYQVEASNGKTFEHRRLILCLPNAITLIFDHLIAKGDHCLETQFVLDKDLVCSVDKLNDLKLVSEVPFKLEQMRISQRYNQLHHTNVLKKTVPFTDEGYDYTLFLDEQLEVTRLPLIQTGSVKTLASGFGCDIKGPNTHYLLGILPQAIIQGDKLYQIGNQKFRGRVVVYDVIADKHYCLKS; the protein is encoded by the coding sequence ATGATTAGTAAGAGACAGGAAAAAACAAGCCAATTCTTTAGTGGCTTTGACGATGAGTTTTGTAGGTATTATCTTATTCAGGAAGAAAAGGATGCTTATCTTAACCTGAAAAAAACAGTTGATATGATGATGGTAAATACCTTTATCTTTAATGATAATTGGGATATGGAGCCTTGTTTGACCCCTTATAGGTTAGAGCCCATGCAGTGGGATAAAGAGGTTAATGGGGATAAAGAGTGGAATTATATGCTCAATAGGCATACCTACCTCTTGAAATTTATGACGGTTTATCTGGTGGAACAGAACCCTCATTATTTAGACAAGGTCAAAGCCTTGATGTTTCATTGGATTGATCACAACCAGCTTAAGGCGGACTCACTTGTATCCAGAACTCTTGATACAGGAATGCGGTGTTTTACTTGGTTAAAATTACTTCTGTATTTAGAGCATTTTGAGGCTCTGACAGAAGCTGAGTATCAAAAAATTGTTGCATCCATGAAGGAACAACTTCAATTCCTTTGGGATAACTATGTGGATAAATACAGTTTGAGTAATTGGGGTGTTCTTCAAACGACGGCTATGTTAGCTTGTCTTGATTATTTTGCTGACGATGTGACGATTGCTGGTTTACAATCATTTGCTGAGAGTGAACTTAAGGAACAATTAAGGCTACAAATTCTAGATGATGGTAGTCAATATGAGCAATCGGTTATGTACCATGTTGAAGTCTTTAGAAGTTTGATGGACTTAGCTATTTTTTGCCCTCAGTACAGACCAATCTTGGAAGAAAAATTGCAAGAGATGGCATTGTATATTTATATGATGACTGGTCCAGATCATTGCCAAGTAGCTTTAGGTGACAGTGATATCACTGATACAAGAGACATGATGACGCTAGCAACGATTTTCTTTCAATCTGGGATGTATAAAGAGGCTGCTTTTGACAAGGTTGATTGTGATAATGTCATGCTTTTTGGGAAAGCAGGTATTTCTCACTTTGAAGAGATAAAAGCTCTTGCCATGGATCATCAGGCGAAACATTTCAAATCAAGTGGACATATTTGTCTAAAGGATTCGAGACGTTACCTGTTCTTTAAATGTGGACCTTTTGGGAGTGCACATAGCCACAGTGACCAAAATGCATTGTGTCTATATGATAAAGGAAAGCCTATTGTTATTGATCCGGGGCGTTACACTTATAAGGAAGATCCGCAACGCTACTTTCTTAAGAGTGCAAAGAGTCATTCAACTTGTACCCTAAGTGATATAAAAACAGAAGACATCCGTGATTCTTGGACCTATGAAAGTTATCCTAGTGCTGTCATGTCTGATCTACAAGAAAAAGGGCCTTTTCAATTAATAGAAGGGGTTTATCAGGTTGAAGCTTCTAATGGCAAGACTTTTGAACACAGACGCCTTATTTTATGTTTACCAAATGCTATAACATTGATTTTTGATCACCTAATCGCTAAAGGAGACCATTGTTTGGAAACGCAGTTTGTTTTAGACAAGGACCTTGTTTGTTCTGTGGATAAGTTGAATGACCTTAAGCTTGTTAGTGAAGTGCCTTTCAAATTGGAGCAAATGAGGATTTCTCAGCGCTATAACCAACTGCATCACACAAATGTTTTGAAGAAAACAGTACCCTTTACGGATGAGGGTTATGATTATACCTTGTTTTTAGATGAGCAGTTGGAGGTGACAAGGCTTCCCCTTATTCAAACAGGGTCTGTAAAAACACTAGCATCAGGCTTTGGATGTGACATCAAAGGACCTAACACTCATTATCTGCTTGGTATTTTGCCGCAGGCTATTATTCAAGGGGATAAACTGTATCAGATTGGGAATCAAAAGTTTAGAGGAAGAGTTGTGGTCTATGATGTTATTGCTGATAAACATTATTGCTTAAAGAGTTGA
- a CDS encoding PTS sugar transporter subunit IIB, with product MTKPNIIMTRVDERLIHGQGQLWVKFLSCNTVIVANDAVSEDKMQQTLMKTVVPESVALRFFSIQKVIDVIHKASPAQTIFIIIKDLKDALKLIEGGVPITAINIGNIHNAPGKEQVTRSIFLGVEDKLAIENMHQKYGVTFNTKTTPTGNDGAADINILDNI from the coding sequence ATGACAAAACCAAACATTATCATGACAAGGGTTGATGAACGCCTGATACATGGTCAAGGTCAACTATGGGTAAAATTTTTAAGTTGTAACACTGTTATTGTGGCAAATGATGCTGTTTCAGAGGATAAAATGCAACAAACCTTGATGAAAACAGTTGTTCCAGAATCTGTAGCCCTTCGTTTCTTTAGCATTCAAAAAGTGATTGATGTGATTCATAAAGCTAGTCCGGCACAAACCATCTTTATTATTATCAAGGACTTGAAAGACGCTTTGAAACTGATTGAAGGTGGCGTTCCGATTACAGCAATCAACATCGGAAATATTCATAATGCTCCAGGAAAAGAACAGGTGACACGCTCTATTTTCTTAGGAGTTGAGGATAAATTGGCCATTGAAAACATGCACCAAAAATATGGGGTGACCTTTAATACCAAAACGACACCAACAGGAAATGATGGTGCCGCTGACATTAATATTTTAGACAACATATAA
- a CDS encoding LacI family DNA-binding transcriptional regulator: MSKKVTITDIARLSETSKTTVSFYLNKKYEKMSDETRHRIESVIKKTGYRPSTIARSLNSKKTNLIGVLIGDITNTFSNQIVKGIEDVTKEKCYQVIIGNSNYDSQREDQYIENMLNLGVDGFIIQPTSHFRKYSRIINEKEKHMVFFDSQLYEHKTNWVKTNNYDAVYDMVQGAMEKGYTEFVMITADTSLLSTRIERASGFIDALSEKDNHHKKLVIDQYSTQSEEIEKFLEEAIDRRKKTLVFVPNCWALPMVFSAMKKLQFDMPMTGLVGFDNLEWTNFSSPSVSTIVQPAYQEGMEAAKLLINEIEGQFQEESQKIFDCQIEWKDSTY; this comes from the coding sequence GTGTCTAAAAAAGTAACAATTACAGATATTGCCCGTTTGTCAGAAACATCCAAAACAACGGTTTCTTTCTATTTAAATAAGAAATATGAAAAGATGTCAGATGAAACCAGACACCGTATTGAAAGTGTTATTAAAAAAACAGGATATCGTCCAAGCACAATTGCTCGAAGCCTCAATTCCAAAAAAACAAATCTTATTGGTGTCCTTATTGGTGACATTACAAATACCTTTTCCAATCAAATTGTTAAAGGAATAGAGGATGTGACTAAAGAAAAATGCTATCAGGTAATTATTGGTAACAGTAATTACGACTCACAAAGAGAAGACCAATACATTGAAAATATGCTCAATTTAGGGGTGGATGGCTTTATTATTCAACCAACGTCTCACTTCAGAAAATACTCTAGAATTATCAATGAGAAAGAAAAACACATGGTGTTTTTTGATAGTCAACTGTATGAACATAAAACCAATTGGGTAAAAACCAATAATTATGATGCCGTTTATGACATGGTGCAAGGTGCTATGGAAAAGGGTTATACGGAATTTGTGATGATAACGGCTGATACGAGTCTATTAAGTACCCGAATTGAACGCGCTTCAGGCTTTATTGATGCTTTGTCTGAAAAAGATAATCATCATAAAAAATTAGTCATTGACCAGTACTCCACGCAATCAGAAGAGATTGAAAAATTTTTAGAGGAGGCTATTGATCGACGCAAAAAGACCTTGGTCTTTGTCCCCAACTGTTGGGCACTTCCAATGGTCTTTAGTGCGATGAAAAAACTTCAGTTTGATATGCCAATGACAGGTTTAGTTGGTTTTGATAACTTAGAATGGACCAATTTTTCATCTCCTTCGGTGTCAACGATTGTGCAACCAGCTTACCAAGAAGGAATGGAAGCTGCAAAATTGCTGATCAATGAGATTGAAGGGCAATTTCAAGAAGAAAGTCAAAAAATATTTGATTGCCAAATTGAATGGAAAGATTCAACTTATTAG
- a CDS encoding polysaccharide lyase 8 family protein: protein MGNPKSKPHYFRYSGLFLGALVLSAAPTTILAEETLAPQTSSISFNQKENATTPPKEPPVTEVTPKQNTEPSSQTTTATNTTSLNLLTESSNKAPNESGKPQNRIQNGHFDQVTQKSPTTPNTKWSNAMEVENWSPYIDSNNTSDSHPLIAISDDAKLTMESQIGFRGAVTQVVKIDPSQQYDISFDIATENKEGQAFLRIVEKNTNPGQANRLWLSPMTSGTSNWHTVRKIYSPKLAVSDVTIELYYEQGTGKVSFDNISMIPLGKKDSELPKPLNRTLEKDITLPLNNYHLMCMEEYSYTVRDPKIATLKDGIITPLHLGTTVVEVKNAKQEVIQIIPLKITEASDSQFKQLSQLWNTITLGNKSYNDKDPNMLALFEDLENKAKLALTTVNTDENKNCLWNDLNNFSNSAQLTAHYRRLEDLAKQITNPASTLYHDAAAIRLVKEALDWLSLNHYNANKDIEATANWWDYEIGSPRAIVNTLTMMLPFFSDQEIQRHTDAINHFVPDPYYFRKTLVNPFKALGGNLVDMGRVKLLTAILRQDKDMFQQTVSSLYNLFKTVDKGEGFYADGSYIDHTNLAYTGAYGSVLIDGLTQLIPLVQQSPDTFSTAQLDTLYSWINKAFLPLIVKGELMDMSRGRSISRESADAHDAAIEIFRGLLRLTNMSKNDRNSQLQSTLKSILSQDKTGHLYRNLKTYTDIANMNQLLADNSIAIKPISSYLSTFNSMDKLAYYNAEKDFAFALSMHSSRTQNYEGMNGENTRGWYTADGMFYLYNDDQEHYTKGYWATVNPYKMPGTTEKDDSRLNTTKELMDKLTALKQDAKKETGQVTGHSPFVGSLALSPKLGIAAMDFANWDRTLTAKKGWGILDDKIVFLGSDIQNLNHSGKVSTTIDQRKEDAQAPYQVYINGKQVRLSDGVTYSFSETDSIFLESALPNRSFGYIFLKPTTIDLKRQTQSGSFFDINTSSKNKDRITNAFITISQNHFKTDDSYAYLLIPNTDKDSFQKISMNQDITIIENSKQQQLIHDKGNDIWALIKYKDDKLTVNNYLRTEKAGLYLFKNMGDYYQENYYQPDRTEPSSKTITRLLLPETLSPKGSNAPLLQSLSSANAFKNDISSLKTQTKAKKISFDSKNWALKAPKTLKTPFYLANAHKGYFRHQTISKAF, encoded by the coding sequence ATGGGAAATCCAAAGTCCAAACCACATTATTTTCGTTACTCGGGCTTATTTTTAGGAGCTCTAGTGCTAAGTGCAGCACCTACTACAATCTTGGCTGAGGAGACTTTAGCACCACAAACAAGTAGCATCAGCTTTAACCAAAAAGAAAACGCCACAACTCCACCTAAAGAACCCCCAGTTACAGAGGTAACCCCTAAGCAAAATACTGAGCCAAGTTCACAAACAACTACTGCTACAAACACTACCAGTCTCAACTTGCTAACAGAAAGCTCAAATAAGGCCCCTAATGAATCCGGAAAACCTCAAAATAGGATTCAAAATGGTCACTTTGATCAGGTAACCCAAAAATCTCCCACCACACCAAATACCAAATGGTCTAATGCGATGGAGGTTGAAAACTGGTCACCTTACATCGACTCAAATAATACAAGTGATTCCCATCCTCTTATTGCAATATCAGATGATGCCAAACTAACGATGGAAAGCCAGATAGGATTTAGAGGTGCGGTCACACAAGTCGTCAAGATTGACCCTTCACAACAGTATGATATCAGCTTTGACATCGCTACCGAAAATAAAGAAGGCCAAGCTTTCCTACGAATTGTGGAAAAAAACACTAATCCTGGTCAAGCTAACCGACTTTGGCTCTCCCCAATGACTAGTGGCACAAGCAACTGGCATACCGTCCGTAAAATATATTCTCCAAAACTTGCCGTTTCAGACGTTACCATTGAACTCTATTATGAACAAGGCACTGGCAAAGTGAGTTTTGACAACATTTCAATGATTCCCTTGGGCAAAAAAGATTCTGAGCTACCAAAACCTCTAAATAGAACTCTTGAAAAAGACATTACATTACCACTTAACAACTATCATTTAATGTGCATGGAAGAGTATTCCTATACTGTTCGTGACCCTAAAATCGCCACTCTAAAAGACGGGATAATCACACCCCTTCACCTTGGAACAACGGTTGTAGAGGTAAAAAATGCTAAACAAGAAGTGATTCAAATAATTCCTCTAAAGATTACCGAGGCTTCAGATAGCCAGTTCAAGCAACTAAGTCAGCTTTGGAATACTATCACTCTTGGCAACAAGTCCTATAATGACAAGGATCCAAATATGCTAGCTTTGTTTGAGGACTTGGAAAACAAGGCTAAACTAGCACTAACTACAGTCAACACAGATGAAAACAAAAACTGTCTCTGGAATGACCTCAATAATTTCAGTAATTCTGCACAGTTAACAGCTCATTACCGACGTCTTGAGGATTTAGCAAAACAAATTACCAACCCTGCTTCAACACTCTACCATGACGCAGCTGCCATTCGCCTTGTCAAAGAAGCCCTCGACTGGCTCTCTTTGAACCATTATAATGCGAATAAGGACATTGAAGCAACCGCCAATTGGTGGGATTATGAGATTGGTAGTCCACGCGCTATCGTTAATACCTTAACCATGATGCTACCCTTTTTCTCAGATCAGGAAATTCAAAGACACACGGATGCTATTAATCACTTTGTGCCAGACCCTTATTATTTCAGAAAAACCTTGGTCAATCCCTTCAAAGCATTAGGTGGAAATCTCGTGGATATGGGGCGTGTTAAACTATTAACAGCCATCCTAAGACAAGATAAGGACATGTTTCAACAGACTGTTTCATCCTTATATAACCTCTTTAAAACTGTTGATAAAGGCGAAGGCTTCTATGCAGATGGTTCCTATATTGATCACACCAACCTTGCTTATACTGGGGCTTATGGTAGTGTCTTGATTGATGGCCTCACACAACTCATCCCCTTGGTTCAGCAATCACCTGACACTTTTTCAACCGCTCAACTAGATACCCTCTATTCTTGGATTAACAAAGCTTTTCTTCCTTTAATCGTCAAGGGAGAATTGATGGATATGAGTAGGGGCCGTTCTATTAGTAGGGAAAGCGCAGATGCACACGATGCAGCTATTGAGATTTTCCGTGGATTATTACGACTCACAAACATGTCTAAAAATGATCGCAATAGCCAGTTGCAAAGCACCCTAAAATCTATCCTTAGTCAAGATAAAACAGGGCACCTTTACAGAAACCTCAAAACGTATACCGACATTGCTAACATGAATCAACTCTTAGCTGACAACTCCATTGCTATTAAACCCATTTCATCCTACCTCTCGACATTTAATAGCATGGATAAGTTAGCCTACTACAACGCTGAAAAAGACTTTGCTTTTGCTCTTTCAATGCACTCCAGTCGTACTCAAAATTATGAAGGCATGAATGGCGAAAACACTAGAGGATGGTACACCGCAGATGGCATGTTCTATCTTTATAACGACGACCAAGAACATTACACAAAGGGCTACTGGGCCACTGTCAACCCTTACAAAATGCCTGGAACAACTGAAAAAGATGACAGTCGCCTTAATACCACAAAAGAGCTGATGGATAAGCTGACCGCTCTCAAACAAGACGCCAAAAAAGAAACCGGCCAAGTCACTGGCCACTCTCCTTTTGTGGGCTCCTTGGCATTATCACCTAAACTAGGAATTGCAGCTATGGATTTTGCCAACTGGGACAGAACCCTAACAGCCAAAAAAGGATGGGGTATCCTAGATGATAAGATTGTCTTTTTAGGAAGTGATATTCAAAACCTTAATCACAGCGGGAAAGTATCCACCACTATTGACCAACGTAAGGAGGATGCGCAAGCACCTTATCAAGTTTATATAAACGGCAAACAAGTAAGACTGTCTGATGGAGTCACTTACAGTTTTTCTGAAACAGACAGTATCTTTTTAGAGTCAGCTCTACCAAATCGAAGTTTTGGTTACATCTTCCTCAAACCAACGACCATTGATTTGAAACGGCAAACACAAAGCGGTAGCTTTTTTGACATCAACACAAGTTCTAAAAACAAAGACCGCATCACTAATGCTTTCATCACTATTTCTCAAAATCACTTTAAGACAGATGATAGTTACGCCTACCTTTTGATTCCAAATACTGATAAAGATAGTTTCCAAAAAATAAGCATGAATCAAGACATTACCATTATCGAAAACAGTAAACAGCAACAGCTTATTCATGATAAAGGAAATGATATTTGGGCCTTAATCAAGTACAAGGATGATAAACTAACGGTTAACAATTATCTAAGAACTGAAAAAGCTGGACTTTACCTTTTTAAAAATATGGGAGATTATTATCAGGAAAACTATTACCAACCTGATAGAACTGAGCCATCCAGCAAAACAATCACTCGACTGCTTTTACCTGAAACGCTATCACCTAAAGGCTCAAATGCACCTCTTTTGCAGAGCTTAAGTTCAGCTAATGCCTTCAAAAATGACATTTCTTCTCTAAAAACACAAACTAAGGCTAAGAAAATCAGCTTTGACAGCAAGAACTGGGCTTTAAAAGCTCCTAAAACATTAAAAACCCCCTTTTACTTAGCCAATGCACATAAAGGCTACTTTAGACACCAGACCATCTCAAAAGCGTTTTAA
- a CDS encoding PTS mannose/fructose/sorbose/N-acetylgalactosamine transporter subunit IIC, which produces MDISIVQAVLIGLWTAFCFSGMLLGLYTNRCIVLSLGVGVILGDIQTALAVGAISELAYMGFGVGAGGTVPPNPIGPGIFGTLMAITTVAAKDKITPEAALALSTPIAVGIQFLQTATYTAFAGSPEAAKKALQKGNMKAFKIAANGTIWAFAGLGFLLGLVGALSMETLTSLFAMIPPVLLNGLTLAGKMLPAIGFAMILSVMAKKELIPYIILGYVLAVYFGLPLLTPTSNADGLLTAVSAGSVAGVPTIGVALIATIFALIDVFRRPTVKSVETKTEGDDRDDWI; this is translated from the coding sequence ATGGATATCAGTATCGTTCAAGCTGTTTTGATTGGATTGTGGACAGCTTTCTGTTTTAGTGGTATGTTATTAGGGCTTTACACAAATAGGTGTATTGTGCTATCACTCGGTGTAGGGGTTATTTTAGGAGATATTCAGACTGCTTTGGCAGTAGGGGCTATTTCTGAGTTAGCTTATATGGGATTTGGTGTTGGCGCTGGTGGAACGGTACCGCCAAATCCAATTGGACCTGGGATATTTGGGACCTTAATGGCTATTACCACAGTAGCTGCTAAAGATAAAATTACCCCTGAAGCAGCCCTTGCTTTGTCAACACCTATTGCAGTAGGCATTCAGTTCTTACAAACAGCAACTTATACTGCATTTGCAGGGTCGCCAGAAGCAGCTAAAAAAGCTTTACAAAAAGGCAATATGAAAGCCTTTAAAATTGCTGCTAACGGCACGATTTGGGCATTTGCGGGTCTGGGCTTCTTGTTAGGTTTGGTAGGTGCACTTTCAATGGAAACCTTGACCAGTCTATTTGCTATGATTCCTCCAGTCTTATTAAATGGTCTAACATTAGCAGGAAAAATGCTACCAGCAATTGGTTTTGCAATGATTTTATCTGTAATGGCTAAAAAAGAATTAATCCCTTATATTATTTTAGGTTATGTTTTGGCTGTTTATTTTGGTCTACCACTTTTAACACCAACAAGCAATGCAGATGGTCTCTTAACAGCTGTATCAGCAGGGTCAGTCGCAGGTGTGCCAACTATTGGTGTCGCTTTAATTGCAACTATTTTTGCTCTTATTGATGTCTTTAGAAGACCAACTGTGAAATCTGTTGAAACAAAAACTGAAGGAGATGACCGAGATGACTGGATCTAA
- a CDS encoding ABC transporter permease, whose product MGPLLKIEWIKLWREWPVLIMGIGMPVGFFVFYSGMTMSPNKETQNQFIQNYMLTMTAFSMSSFGFFSFPAMLFEDQKNHWIHYLKHSNVTIGHYYISKICRVYFSFITSILVTFLVAAIFRNVHLTFGRWIGSAVLLLVSGLVFLALGLLISQIPSPQLMTIVGNVSFLLLAIIGGSWMPISLFPNWVQTISKLTPTYHVNQLITQFAKSGSLNWQSLLLVISYAIIVITIALWLKRQKEELA is encoded by the coding sequence ATGGGACCATTACTTAAAATAGAGTGGATTAAACTGTGGCGTGAATGGCCAGTTCTTATTATGGGAATAGGGATGCCTGTTGGCTTTTTTGTATTCTATTCAGGAATGACAATGTCACCTAACAAGGAAACACAAAATCAATTCATTCAAAATTATATGTTAACCATGACAGCTTTTTCGATGTCAAGTTTTGGCTTTTTCTCATTCCCGGCAATGCTTTTTGAAGATCAAAAAAATCATTGGATTCACTATTTAAAGCATTCTAATGTGACTATTGGTCACTATTACATTTCCAAGATTTGTCGCGTCTACTTTAGTTTTATCACCTCTATTCTGGTGACATTTTTGGTGGCCGCTATTTTTAGAAATGTCCATCTAACATTTGGAAGATGGATAGGCTCAGCAGTCCTACTTTTAGTGTCTGGACTTGTTTTTCTTGCTTTGGGCTTACTGATTAGCCAGATTCCTTCTCCTCAGCTCATGACTATTGTTGGCAATGTTTCCTTCTTGTTATTAGCTATTATTGGAGGGTCTTGGATGCCGATAAGCCTCTTTCCAAATTGGGTGCAGACCATCTCTAAATTAACCCCGACCTATCATGTGAATCAGCTGATTACTCAATTTGCCAAATCAGGGTCACTTAATTGGCAGTCCTTGCTTCTTGTTATTAGCTATGCCATAATAGTGATAACAATAGCCCTCTGGCTAAAACGACAGAAAGAAGAGTTGGCATGA